The window ATTGAAGCAATTAATCATTTCCGATGTTGGTTATTCCATTTGTTTGTCTTCGAGTTTCGTGCTCGATATTTAAgtggttttctttcttcaatgaTTCTACAAATTGGTTTTTAGTATACCTTAAGTTCTCATCTCATAAATGAATAAGTCGTGTCTGGACCATAATCACCCTCGATGGTTTGaatatgaaattgaaatttgttcTGAATTATGAACtcgactttttttatttacatattgtaGGGTAAAGTTCTGAATTATGAACtcgactttttttatttacatattgtaGGGTAAAGTTGGCCATATCTTTATTTGGcagtttttcatttatttcacgaTGCAGGAATTCATACTAATAACATCTTCTTTTACTATAAATTTAGCAACATAGGAATTATGCAATTCAGTCACATTATTATCAACATCATATATCAAACTGGACGCTTTAACTAAAACATGATGGACTACTGATTCTATTTCATGAAAAATGCTAGAGGTTTGCATGTCATATACATAATTAGTCTCGCCAGGTTTTGCTTCATTACTGcagtttttacatttttcatgaTGGCCGAAAAGATGGTATGgcatgttataaatatttttttgcaaTTCTGCCATGTTGCTATATAGAGGTTGATTTTTTTACCCCTTATGATGTTTAATAGCTGCTGTAACAAGAGTTCGCTGTGccgtaatttttattcaaacaGTCTACAAGTGGCGTCTATAATTTCGTAATACATAATTGcggctttttattttttctattaacaaTTATGGCCCGTACGACAATGCATTTATAAGCTTTCAGTGCTGCTGTCCCCATCCCCGATCAGTCtggtatatttaaaatattgacgCTACAACGAAAAGTGTCTTGTTCCATTTGCCTCGTCGGTCTCTAAACATTTTTGAAACATTGATGATCATGAAAATCTACTTATGTATGATTTACTTAATTATAGAAACATTTATTCCGAattccaatatataaaaattttttaattacaaaatcaACGATAGTGACAACAATCAATGTTATATTGACTTACTGTATCCTTTGGCCCATGATCCATCAGCGACAATGATGATATAAGGAATACCGTTCAACGTCTTCTAAATGAGTACTCTACGCTTCCTTTCCTGCAGGTTCAAACATTAGCGTGTATGACATATCATAGAAAGCTTCAGATATAATAGCATAGTATTTTATTCATGTTTTACTCCCAAAGTATAGTGTATTTATTGCGATATAATGTTTTTCTAATTGCGAATGTCCATCACTTGTAAATTTACTTACTATAAAACTAGTAAGTTTAAAAAAGTGACGCTTTAAatgattgtaattaaaaaattttataaaatggaaTGAAAACAAATGCATTAGatgaatttaaatgaattcGTTATACGATCATAAAATAGGAAGACAAGGATCAACTATAATGGACAGAAAGCAAACAAGCGTTTCATATTTGTCAttttttgtagttattattagatGTATCTATCGATGGATGACTATGTGTCGAAATTATCAAGGACGCAATTTGTTTAGAGTTTGCGCAAAAAACCATTATGTGAGatgacattttttattttgtaagtaTAAACAAGGTGAAAGCGATTcatgtttatatatgaaacaaatcgttaaaatagacagctatataattatgtatgtggacaatattttaattgcatcaaaaaatacaaatgaaatCGCACGAGtagaaagaaacttttaaaTTCATTCACTATCTTACAActtgaaagtataaaaaattaatcagcTTATTCAAGTCATATAGAGTTTAAAATAGTAATTTTTAGATACatcaagaaaaatacataaatcaaATTATAGATATGCACGGAAAACAAATTCTGTATACCGTTACATATGGATCAAGAAAACCAACAACCAACAACAGAATAATAAGCAACTTCATCGGGAATTCGATGTATTTGGCCGTATTTACACGTCCTGATATAGAAACGAGCGTTATTATATGaagtagaaaattaaaaaatctgaTAATACTTGATTGGAACAAAGTTGGATGGATTTTTCCTTATCTTAAGAATACAATAAAGTATAAACTGTAATTGGGATATAATGCAAAGAAAACAGAATTAGTACAATATGCAATAAAAGAGGACGTAAATTGGGCAATAGAAGAGactaatagtaaaaatttattcaaatatcaaggtagaaatattaattgggCTTATAAGAAGCAAATTTGCATAATTCTCTCCTCAATTGAAGTAGAGTATATGAGTTTTAGCGAATTTTATGAGAAAGATTATAGCTCAAAAGATTATtgctaattatataaattattgctaattattgataattatataaagataacCGAGGTTGTTCTATTGCATCCTTTTGTATGTGTACGGAATTTTAaactttgttattgtttttcctttaattagtAACGTTATGAAGTGCAAGGCATGTAACGGTGAAATGCAGTTCATAGAAACCATATAATTTCTTGGCAGTAATACAGAGTTCGTTCCCCAGTTCGTAGGAATGAATAATGAATCTTTTCCATTAACATTCTattaattgtcattaaaatttgttGTGGATAAAGTGATGATTTCTGATTATGAGCAATTATCTTATCTCTATCAAGCCACTGAGTAAATCTTTCTCCGTAATCATTTAAAATCCATGACATATCCGTTCAAccgattaatatatttattaatatatatatttttttattttggcttattattttatttattatttatggaaGCTGTTGTATTCATAAGACCttcatatctatctatctcttcgcAGAAAACGAGTCACTTTATGAGACTAAGTACGGAGTTGCTAATTTTTAGCCTGACTCGATACTACGGCGTTACGTGATGGTTCAAGTATTTTTGCGCTCGACTTACTTAAAATGCTATTTTTCCCTATTCGGATGCGCTAGTTTTGTTAGTAACGATATGAACGTCTGATTCACTCATTTGACCTGCTCGTTCCTTCTTGAAGTTCGTGTCGCGATTAGTACATACTTGATTGTTTCCTCTTTACAATACTCCTCAAAATCGCCCGACGTAAATGCAGTTCCTCAGTCCGATACTATTTGTTGTAGGACTTCTAACTTGGTTAATTCGTTCGCTAAATCTTTCGATGATACGATAAGGTCGTTCATATAAGTTAgcattattctattatttatcaaatcttttaaaattgtaTTGATGTATCGTTGGAACACAGAGGATGTAATGCTTAGACCATAAAGACTTATAATATCCATCGAGGACTATGAAGATCGTATATTTTCGTGATCGTTCGTTTACCGGCACATGAAAGAACCCGTTCTCCAGATCTAACCTGCTAAATATTTTCGCGTCTTGTAATGCATCTAATTAAACTTTTTGTTCTGTTTCCTGTAATCTACGCATAATCGACTAgatccatctttctttctaattacgTCCATCAAATTatttcacacacatacatacatacacacacacacctaaCTAACGGTAGAACCTTTTGACTACTGATCGACTTCTcatgaatacatacatatacaactAATGCTAGAACCTTCCATTATACATAAAAACACACACGCGTGCGCATacattaatgttaaatattgctttaaatattgtataagGTTTACTGAAATAAAGTTATTGATGtacaagttattattatttcttttaaaatttcctTACTGTACGAATACTTTCTTTCATCATAAGTAATCGAATAACATATTtcggaaaaacaaaagaatatatatgaatattgaaTCAAAAATAGCAGATAATATAAGAAGACAACTGTGACTTAGATAGCCTAAAAGTAACGCGTAAAAAGATTAGAGAGATGTTTCCGTTAGTTTGCAACGAAAAaacaatgtaataaaaatgcaaattACTAATAGGTAAATGTGTGATAATAAACATTACGACTTAATAGATTATTACTAAtggattataattaatgatatatatctaACTATATCTATTCATTATAAAACGAACTCGGTATCCTATCGCGGCATTGTCAACCCTCCATAATTCTTGAATCTTTTAGGCCACTTATGTGCTCACTATTCGTTTCAGAAACGTGAACAGTTTAAATCTCTAATTGCTTCATTTATAAACATGCACGTCAAGGAACTACATGAATTTTGGCACTCGTTTCTTGATATAATAGATCTTTTGTTAAAATATGGACCCATCAGAatcctaataataaaattattatctaataggAAACAAACTTTTACACTTGGCAAGTTTCATTTGTGGTCAGCTAAATGTATCTGAATACGGAGAAAACTAAAAGGAGTCAGTCAGGTGCTCACTAAATAGTTCTAAGTCTGTATTCTGTATTCGGTGGAGTTAGCAATTATGTCCGTATCCTGAAATCTGTAAAATCagtaatcaattaataattcaatattctacattttataaaatcgaaaattaagTAATAAGCCCGTATTCAACATTTcgtaagatcaataataagtCTCCTTCTTAATTTCTATGTATTGGATTGTTCGGAAAGTAATTTGGTTTTTTCCCGACAGaggatttaattgtatttttttgcaCCTAACTTCACACTTAAGCcgcataatcattatatattttgagaGCTGATATAGCAAGGCTTGTGTGTGAAAAAATCCAATTGAATCTACGCAGTAGTTTTTGGTTGGTGCCCTTATAAATATGGAGAGCAATAAGCAACATTTTCgtcatattttacttttttactacagaaaaggtaaaaatgcTATTCAAACCAGAAAGAAATTAACCGATATGTATGGAAAAGATGTGTTGACAGTACGTCAGTGCCAGAACTGGTTTGCAAAATTTCGATCCGGCAATTTTGATGTCGAAGATACACCACGTTCTGGAAGGTCGGTTGAAACTGATAAAGACACGATAAAGGCATTAGTTGATGCAAACCCGTGAATAACAACACGTGAGATCAGTGAGAGGTtgaatttatcaaattcaacTGTTTATGACCACTTGAAAGGCCTGGGTTTAACTTCGAAGCTCGATATATGGGTTTCCCATGTTCTCACGGAGAGAAATTTGTGTCGTCGCGTTGACATCTGTGATTCGCTTCTCAAACGTCACGAAAATGACCCATTTTTGAAGCGCATCATTACTGGGGACGAAAAATGGGTTGTATATAACAATGTCCAACGCAAAAGATCATGGAGCAAAAAAGATGAACCGGCTCAAAGCATTTCCAAAGCCAATATCCATCAAAAAAAGGTGATGCTGTCTGTTTGGTGGGATTTTAAaggaatcgtttttttttgagatattACCGGATAACACAACAATTAATTCGGAAATCTACTGTCATCAGCTGGACAAACTGAATGATGCACTTCAACAGAAAAGGTCAGAATTAATCAACAGAAAAGGTGTAGTGTTCCACCAAGATAATGTGATACCTCATATAAGTTTGGTCTCTCGCCAAAAACTTTTACAGCTTGAATGGATTACAATGCCATATCCACCATATTTTCCAGATCTGGTACCTtcggattattatttgttcagGTCAAAATTTGTTTAGGTGCAAAATTTTTTAGACCATGCCTCTTCTACCCTTGGCAAAGGAGCGCACCCAAGAACTACATGTGCAAAGATAAAGCCGATCAAGGAGGTACGTGCAGGAATACCGTGACGCAATGGCTTATCGCCCTTGGTGACAAGAAACGCGCGAGAATGACTCGTGGAAGAGGTCGCAGGTGCAGGCGATGCGCATGCGCAGTAAGGTGCCTAAAGACTAGACGCTGCAGACTAGAGCCCGCAGCAAAATACACACTTCTTCATCAGAAGTCGTCGATATAACTTCATCGCAGTCTGTCGTTAAAATCAGTTCTTTGCAATTAGTCGTTACGATCAGAACATCTCAGTTAGCTCGTTCAAATTATTCGCGAACAATTTCTTGTTAAGAAATACTTAAGACTTATACTTCTAATCATAGATACTAGTTCCATTCATTTCCTTCtaaatttctattacttattttgtatcaaataaattaaaatcgtaaaaaagaaaaaggtatcgAATATCGAGCATTGCTTCGCCCTATTATTCCTCAGCCATCGTTAACGAGAAGGAACCAGTCAACGGTAAGTAGCCGAGTCTGGAGCCcacgaaagaaatatagtCACGAGGAACGATATTCACAGTTCCTTTCATCATTTCATCGAATAAGGTaagttaaaataaatctttcttgGCACAGTTTGACTGCTCTAttgtgaagaaaataaaaaagcctCGTTCACGTGTAAGATTCCGAAAGATTGACCGAGAAAGAGGCGAAAGAGAGGCTAGTGTTATTGGAAAGCTGCAGGCACTTCGGTTGTTCTACAGCCATCATAGACCCAACTTGATGTCACATAAACCAGTTTTTTGCGGATAGTTTGATAATAACTGATTCGCTTGTTTAACGACATATTCTATTTCAGGATGACTGTTCTGCGCGACAAAGAGTAATAAGTCGATTACTACACGATAAGCCACATTGTTCACTATTTCTTTCCGCTCTCTGCATTTTGTGATTGTAATTGTGTTTATATAATGCAGATTCGGTAGAAACTTTCATCTAATTCGCATCTTTCGTTCGAAATTCTGCAAGCATTTTTCGAACCTTaacttattttaatttaacagaTCTCGTGGTCGACCTTAATTTCAATGCCgataaattgttttatatttccaattgtaatttttaaattaaactttAAATTTTCTAGCACCCGTGCAATTGCTATTTctgattgtaatattaaaagattgTCGCCTACATAGAGTTCTAAAATAACGACGGACTCATTTATTTTCCCCAAAAGTATGCAATTTGTTTGACgaaaattaaaagttttttGGCAATTCTCAACTTGCGTACTGCTACAGCTTAGGGATTGTTTGAAACCGTATAAGCTCTTACGTATCGTTGATTCTCTCTGAATCTTTAAAATCACGCGGTTGCTTCATGTAAATTTCTGCCTATAgatcaaagaaataatttttttaagtcGAACTGCACTATCTCAAAATGTTCTTTAAGCGCAATAGCCAAGAGTATTCGAACCAATTCATAGCATACAACCGACATGAACGTatcaaaatattctatattttcatGCTGCGTGAAACCTTTCACTATTAAACTAGCTTTAACATGTTGACTGCCACGCGAGTTTACAAGAAAATCTCCGTCAGATAACGTGCACTGCCATACCATGTGCACTTCTAAGAATGAAAATTACTTGATACAGATGAATAAACATATTGGGcctattatttcttatcgtaATAGAAGATTATCACGTTTAGAACAATTTAGAACATTATGTCATGAAGCAGATTTGAATAACAAATTAGTAACTTTAATTTTGCTGATAATATGACTATTGCCCATAAGGATCGATTTAGAAAAATACTTCCATTTTTATACacacaataaaaaattcatgttGGCGCCACAAacattcatataaaattagcGTAGCATTCAacgtgttaatattataaactcaCTTGCAGCCGAAAATTCTTTGCTGTTCTGGATCTCTTCCGTGTCCAagtcttattttcattaatttcttgATGAAatgttatttactttaatggCTGAATTTACAACGGATACATAATCGGTATTCACTGTAGCGATATGAGCTTCGTAATATGCTGCGATTATGTAAAATTCTTTCTCCCGAAGTTCCATCACTCGGCGTCCTCTTCAAAATGATCTTCAACCTGCTGTTCtgatgatttttctttaacgttTGAAAAGTCAGAGTTTTCCAAGTACAACTGGATCCACGTTTCCCTTTCGGATGTGTCCGCACTGGACTCTGTcgattttttgttaaaaaccacattatagtttataaaaattttctaattcacAGCATTTCACAGCGAAATGCCGAAAGCTCGAAGGCGacgaaaatcattttttcacTCTTcggatcaaatatttttttcctctttcagaGCATGTTTGTATGCATTGCACTCGAACACACACATGTTAAATTTCCAACTTTCATTCGAACCACTATTAGTATAACGTTATATCAGTCGATTATTTCAGTACATCTATTGTAATAATCAGCTACATTAAAATTTGATATGAATTAATGAGACGTCTACAGTTGCATCTTGGATGGCTACCGAAGTGCTTGCAGTTTCCCAATTACACTAGCATAGCCACGCGCCTCTTTTTCGGTCAACCTTTTCGGAATTTTACGCGGGAGCGAagctcttttattttcttcacaaTTACTCTTCACAATTACTGGAGCAATTAAACTGCACCAGGAAAGATCCAccttaaatataaaatctgaTGATATGATGAGAGGGGTTATGAATATAGTTACTCGATTTGATTTTCCCTTTGTGGGCTTCAGATTCGGCTAGAGACTCTTGACTGCTTCCCTCTTGTTAGTGATAACTGAGGAATAATAGGATACGATGTTCGATATTCAACACTTTACCTTTTAAACGATTACGATTTATACAGCATAAAAtaggtaataaaattaacaaagagagatgaatgaataacaaaatgaaactaataattatgattataaagtaaatataagtttgaGTAGATTATTTAAGTATTTCTTTGCGCATAATTGTTCGCGAATGAATTGAACGAGATAATCAATAAGACCGAACTGACTGCAATGACTAACTAAAACGAACCGCTGTTTGAATCGTCGTCCTCATGACTAGGGTGGAGAGAGATGTTGGAATTACTGTTCGATGCGTATCTAATGGCGCCGAAATTCCTACTGGCGATTCTTctctcaaattttttatttgttcgctCATGTCCGGCATACTAGAATATGAGTGTTCGTCGGAGGATGTCTCATTCGACGGACGAATGGGTAGAACCTAGTTAGCTTCAGGAGGATTCCTAGATAGTGCGTCCGCATTAGCGTTAGCGGTTCCtgttttataaatgattttgaaGCAATACTCAGCTAGTTTTAAAGCCCATTTTGTTAGCCGAGATGTTGGATCTTTAACTGATTTTAACCACACTAAATGTTTATGGCCGGTTATTAAGTTAAATTCTCATCCATTAAGATACAAACGGAAATAATGTATTGCGTAGACTATAGCTAATAGCTCTCTTTCGATTATTGAATAGTTTCTTTCAGCCTAATTCAACAATCTTGAGCAATACGAGATCGGAAGGTCTTTGCCGATAGGGCCCTGACTCAATATGGCGCCGATTGTACATCCCGATGCATCCGTAGTTACATTGAACTCTTTTGTAAACTCAGGATACTGCAAAATGGGATCTCGACATAATGTGTCCCGGAGAAAAGTGAATGCGTTATACTGTACTTGGTTCCACGCGAAAGTTACCTCCTTTTTTAGCAGGTCGGTAAGTGGTTTCAGTAATTTGGAAAGAGCTGGGATAAATCTTCGACAGTATCCAGGAAGGTCTAAAAACTGACGaatgtttttaatgtttcgCGGTCGCGAGAATAATTTGACCGCTTCGCGCTTTTTGGGGTCTGGCTTGACTCCACCTTCCTCAATTATATGGCCTAAATACACAACCTCTCGTTTTAGAAATTCGCATTTCTCCGGCGGTAATTTTAAATTGACTGTTTTGAACCGTTCTATTAATCTCATGAATTTAATTTCGTGTTTTCGAAGCGATCTCGCGTACAGGACCACGTCATCCAGGTAAACAAACTTTTCCTTGCCTTTGAGACCTGTTAAGGCAAGGTCCATAAAGCATTGAAATGTTGCTGGGGCCTTCTTGAGGCCGAATGGCATACGAATAAATTCGTAATGTCCATGTGGCGTCGAGAATGTCGTCTTTTGCCTTTCTCCTAGATGCATTTCGATTGAAGAAATCCTTATTTGAGGTCGAAAATCTAGAAATATTTTGTAGATCCTAACTGATCTAAAATTTCTGTTATATTAGGTAGTGGGTACGCATCTCCTACCGTTTTCTCGTTTAACCCTCTATAATCTATTATATCACTACTTTGGGTTTCCTTTTGAATCTGCTTTCTTAGGAACTATCCAGATGTGTGAATTATACGGCGAGACTGATGGCTGGATTATTTCATCTGCCAGgagttcttttatttgtttattgatTTCTTCTTTGTGAACACAACTACAAAAATGCAAATATGTTGAGGAATATGTAAACATTATAACAACAACTGCTCATAAACTTAATGGCATAGGGTTCAAGGTACCAGACGAGTGGGTAGGAACGCTTCTTCTGGCAGGCCTACCAGACGAATACAGCCCCATGATTATGGGTCTGGAAAATTTTGGGACAGCGATATCCGCAGACTCGATAAAGACAAAGTTGCTACAAGACATCAAGGGAATAAAAAGCGTAAAGGGCGTGAGAAGCGAGACAGCATTTTACACGGGCGGGAGAAAAACGAAGTCGAAGGCTGTACGGTGCTTTCGGTGCTAACGCACAGGACACTTTGCGAGTAAATGTAAAGTAAAGCTAACCGAACAACCAAATACAAGCGAACAAAATCAAAAGAAGACAGTACCAACACAAAGTAAAACGTATTGGGCTTTCCTATCGTCAACGGGAACGAACGGTGGAAACTGGTATGTCGACTCGTCTGCGTCAAACCATATTTCGTCGGTGAATGAGGGATTGAGAAACCAGAGGAAATGCTCAGTAGCGAAAGTTACTATGGCGAAAAAACAAGGTATGTCAGCAAGGTCGACAGGGGACATGAGCCTGGAGGTTCCAACGAGTAACGGCGTACAAGAGATTACAGCACGCAATGTGTTTCATGTACCAGAAAGCTCAGTTAACCTGCTGTCAGTAAGTCAAATGGTTAAAAAGGGTTTATCTGTACTTTTTTCTCCAAAAATCAACGAGATTCGTGACGAAGAGGGAAACAACTTAGGCACGATGTCGCTAGAAGATGGAATATACAAGCTCGACGTCGTAGCGAACAGGGCCTTCTTTGCGGCAGAGCGACCGACGGCAGAACTTTGGCACAGGAGTCTTGGCCACCTTCATTATCGAGGCGTATCAAAACTTAGTAATGATACGGCGACAGGAATAAAGCTGAGTAATATTGAGGAAAAGCCTTGCATTCCATGCATCAAGGAAAAAAGGCCAAACCAGAGACGTCGTCGTGGATTTCAGAACGTTTGTGGAAAAATAGACCACAAAAGAGATCAAATCCATCCGAACTGACAACGGAGGTGAGTTTGTGAATCGAGAACTTGAGGAAATTCTGAAGAAATCTAGAATTAGACACCAACGAATCGTCCCATATTTGTCAGAGCAAAACGGTTTGGCAGAAAGACCATCGTCGAGAGAGCGAAGAGTATGCTCTTCGATGCTGAATTACCAAAGGAATACGGGGGAGAGATGGTAGCAATGGCTGTTTAACAGATCTCCGGCCAGCGGAATTGGCGGGAAAACTCCAGAAGAAATGTGGACCGGACAGATACCGGATTTAAGGAACTTGAAGGTTTTTGCGTGCAAAGCAATGGCACAGGTCCCAAAGGTGCAGCGCCAAAAATGGGATTCGATGGCGGAAGTACTCGTCTTCGTAGGCTACGACAATGACACTAAAAAGTAACGACTAATCGATCCGAACACGCACAAAATCTACAAACGAAGGAACGTGGTGTTcctagaagaaaagaaagaattggaactaaaacaagaaaaggacTTTGGTCAATCCAGAGAGCTCTTCGAGATACCGTTCGGCGAAGAGACTgtcgaagacgaagaagatgaaCTCGGTGAGGAACCAGACGACAACGAGTCAGCGCATAGCTTATCGCGGGACACCGAAGACACCGTACGGGGAGATTCAAAGTCTGAATATCCTATCGATGAAAGTGAAGACATATCATCAGGCGATGAATCCGCACAGCTTGATGACTTCCACAATGCTGAATAGAACGAGGCAGATGGAGCGCTATCAAGGCGATCAACACGAACTCGCAAACCTGTTAACATGAACGATTTTGTGACCTACATGGCAGCCGGGGGGGATACCGAGGATCCACAGACGGTGCAGGAAGCACTGAGCGGTCAAGACAGCAGCCTGTGGAAGAAAGCTAtggaggaggaaagaaaatcgcTTCTGAGAAACGAAACGTGGGTGCTAACAGACTTACCTGCAAACAGAAAAGCTCTTGAGACGAAATGGATGTTCAAGATCAAGCGAGACTTGTCCGGGAAGGTTGAAAGACATAAAACTCGACTCGTCGTGAAAGGTTGTAGCCAAAGGaaggaataaattttcaagaaaCCTATTCACCGGTGGTCAGGTATGCTTCTGTGAGATTCCTACGCGCCTTAGTTGTAAAGTACGGGTTGAAGATGGACCAGATGGACGTCACTACTGCTTTCTTGCATGGAGAATTAGAAGAGGAGATTTACGTTAGACCGCCAAAAGAACTCATTAAAGcgaacgaagagaagaaggtaTGGCGCTTGCGGAAAGCAATGTATGGGCTCAAACAGAGCGGAAGAGCCTGGAACAAGAAACTGAACGGAACACTCAAGAAGATGGGGTTGAGACAATCCAAAGCAGATCCCtgtattttttatcgaaaaaccaaGGAGTCGAATTTAATTCTAGGGATATACGTTGATGATATGTTCATCTTGGCAAATAATGGTGCAACGATGAAACAACTGAAGTCTGAACTGTTTGCAAAATTTCAGATGACTGATTTCGGCGAGGCACGACACCTCTTGGGTATCCGTATCACAAGGAACGAGGAAATGGACGAACTATACATCGACCAGGAGACTTACATTCGAGGGATGTTGGAAAAATTCGGAATGGCAGACTGCAAATCTGTGTCGACGCCATTCGATCCAAACCAAAAAT of the Vespa crabro chromosome 4, iyVesCrab1.2, whole genome shotgun sequence genome contains:
- the LOC124423596 gene encoding histone-lysine N-methyltransferase SETMAR-like is translated as MESNKQHFRHILLFYYRKGKNAIQTRKKLTDMYGKDVLTVRQCQNWFAKFRSGNFDVEDTPRSGSERLNLSNSTVYDHLKGLGLTSKLDIWVSHVLTERNLCRRVDICDSLLKRHENDPFLKRIITGDEKWVVYNNVQRKRSWSKKDEPAQSISKANIHQKKLDKLNDALQQKRSELINRKGVVFHQDNVIPHISLVSRQKLLQLEWITMPYPPYFPDLVQNFLDHASSTLGKGAHPRTTCAKIKPIKEVRAGIP